In Acidimicrobiia bacterium, the genomic window CGACCAAGTAGATCGAGTTCGTCGACAGTCGCTTTGACTCCGGCATAAGTGAGGGCGTCAAGATTGACGACCTGAGCATCGGGTTCGCTGGCCAGAACGTAGCGAACGAAGTTGGAACCGATAAAACCGGCACCGCCCGTAACAAGGAAAGTCCTACCCATGACTCAAGTGTAGGGCTTGATACCTAGGTGTTCTATTCCGGGTTGTTGACGGGTTGGGGGTGAGCTCCTCTGGTTGAGTGGTGTTTGCACGCATCACAGAACCAGAGGAGGCTCACCGTGCACGCTAATGCCCCATTGACGCCGGAGGGTCGTCTCAGGATGTGTCGTCGGATCGAAGCCGGCTACGACATCTCAGAGGTGGCCAGGTTTATGTCGATTTCGCGTCAGACCGCCTCGAAATGGTGGAATCGTTATCAGGGTGAGGGTGAAGGCGGTCTGATCGATCGCCGGTCGATACCGCATCGGTCACCGTGCCGGGTGTCGGTGAAGCGGGAACGACGGATTATCGGGTTGCGGCTCGGTCGTCGGTGGGGTCCCGAACAGATCGCCGGGCATCTGGGCAT contains:
- a CDS encoding NAD-dependent epimerase/dehydratase family protein; the protein is MGRTFLVTGGAGFIGSNFVRYVLASEPDAQVVNLDALTYAGVKATVDELDLLGR